The Prunus persica cultivar Lovell chromosome G7, Prunus_persica_NCBIv2, whole genome shotgun sequence genome has a segment encoding these proteins:
- the LOC18770060 gene encoding uncharacterized protein LOC18770060, whose translation MGLIAKAKSNNSSSSSSSSSENWGMDLLLVFFPEDNGTAIVDKSNKLSSSSSASSPSPSSSSSSSSSSKTCTIFKRTNSNNLLLSKAQSTISICALLVFITLLLFTLSTFEPTTKPHPLITTASRRFLSQKSPPSTNTDPKLLNKPNAATNPNHSFLLSSSWFGKMWKQKQTNPNLASRRHQFALQKMGTLYRRGTRAMADLVVGHVQEDVTEDDLRLFLRLLHRSGLTSKADVALIFASSSSRFGSVIAEEDDSFFKLINHYRELNRTSRKPSSGFDVAQFLKPGKKQIEEPLWGKKSANSEAEAGLTQLSYGSVVGFEAGELDPENSLSGFLDHGVPMSLRRWACYPMLLGRVRRNFKHIMLVDVQNSVVLGDPLCRVKHHSLESVLLFTMPPGKHGKKNSESTPSHGPVNSVIITGGARGIRRLSNTVLTEIVRATMQHKRKNSVTESGILSQLVVNAFVAKNINLITSTESIPDPSSLGAATELSGHTIIQRGNSNAFDLNSNIMKQICLSEIDSSVYRDC comes from the coding sequence ATGGGTTTGATTGCAAAGGCCAAGagcaacaacagcagcagcagcagcagcagcagcagtgaAAATTGGGGTATGGATTTGCTTCTAGTCTTCTTTCCAGAAGACAACGGCACAGCCATTGTTGACAAAAGCAACAagctttcctcttcttcatcggccTCCTCCCCATCtccttcctcctcttcttcttcttcttcttcatcaaaaacATGCACAATTTTCAAACGAACCAATTCCAATAATCTCCTTCTGTCCAAAGCCCAATCCACAATTTCCATCTGTGCACTTTTGGTCTTCATCACCCTCCTCCTCTTCACCCTCTCAACCTTTGAACCCACAACCAAGCCTCACCCACTCATCACAACAGCCTCCAGAAGATTTCTGTCCCAAAAATCTCCACCCAGCACCAACACAGACCCCAAATTACTCAATAAACCCAATGCCGCCACAAACCCAAATCAcagcttccttctctcttcctcttggtTTGGCAAAATGTGGaagcaaaaacaaaccaacccAAATCTTGCTTCTCGCCGCCACCAATTTGCTCTGCAAAAAATGGGCACTCTGTACAGGCGCGGCACGAGAGCCATGGCCGATCTTGTGGTGGGCCATGTCCAAGAGGACGTCACCGAAGACGACCTCCGCTTGTTTCTGAGGCTCCTGCACAGGTCCGGCCTCACATCCAAAGCTGACGTGGCGCTcatctttgcttcttcttcttcgagaTTTGGCTCTGTAATTGCAGAGGAGGACGACTCGTTTTTCAAGCTCATTAACCATTACAGGGAGCTGAACAGGACGAGTCGAAAACCCAGTTCGGGTTTCGACGTggctcagtttctgaagcccGGGAAGAAGCAAATTGAGGAGCCTCTGTGGGGGAAGAAGAGCGCCAACTCGGAAGCTGAGGCTGGGTTGACTCAGTTGAGTTACGGCTCGGTTGTCGGGTTCGAGGCGGGTGAGCTTGACCCGGAGAACTCGCTTTCCGGGTTTCTAGACCACGGGGTGCCTATGAGTCTACGAAGGTGGGCTTGTTACCCAATGCTTCTCGGCCGAGTTAGAAGAAATTTCAAGCATATTATGTTAGTCGACGTCCAAAACTCGGTTGTACTCGGCGACCCACTCTGCCGAGTCAAGCACCATAGCCTCGAGTCGGTTCTATTATTCACAATGCCACCTGGTAAGCATGGAAAGAAAAACTCCGAGTCAACTCCGTCCCACGGTCCCGTTAACTCGGTGATTATCACCGGCGGAGctcggggaatccgccggctGTCGAACACCGTGTTGACAGAAATCGTTCGGGCTACTATGCAGCACAAGAGGAAGAACTCGGTCACGGAGTCAGGAATTTTGAGTCAACTTGTTGTCAACGCGTTCGTGGCGAAGAACATAAATTTGATCACATCTACTGAGTCAATTCCGGACCCGAGTTCACTCGGCGCGGCAACTGAGTTGTCGGGGCACACTATAATTCAACGTGGTAATAGTAACGCTTTTGACCTAAATTCTAATATTATGAAGCAAATTTGTTTATCAGAAATAGATTCTTCTGTCTACAGGGATTGTTag